In one window of Rhodopseudomonas palustris HaA2 DNA:
- a CDS encoding adenosylmethionine--8-amino-7-oxononanoate transaminase, with translation MTSTSPVWHPFTQHAVQPEATLIAKGEGAWLETADGRRIYDAISSWWVVTHGHRHPRIVQAIKDQADRLDQVIFAGFTHEPAEQLARRLVAITPPGLDYVFFSDSGSTAVEVGLKMALGFWRNRGESRSRILALQGAYHGDTIGGMSVGERGVFNAPYDPLLFEVDRLPYPAEGRAQATLDALERSCRAGGVAALIVEPLVLGAGGMLIYPPSVLAEMKRICASHGVLLIADEVMTGWGRTGTLFACEQAGVVPDIACYSKGLTGGSVPLAVTLCSAEIFDAHYSTDRTKTFFHSSSYTANPIACAAAVANLEIWDEEPVRERIARLGAWHATRLDRFRDDSRFANIRQIGTIAALDVVAGDAGYMANIGPYLYESFRARGLLVRPLGNTIYLMPPYCSTEADLDLVYDAIGEIVDGIG, from the coding sequence ATGACATCGACTTCGCCGGTCTGGCATCCCTTCACTCAGCACGCGGTGCAGCCCGAGGCGACGTTGATCGCCAAAGGCGAGGGCGCCTGGCTCGAGACCGCCGACGGCCGCCGGATCTACGACGCGATCTCGTCCTGGTGGGTGGTGACCCACGGCCATCGTCATCCGCGGATCGTTCAGGCGATCAAGGATCAGGCCGACCGTCTCGATCAGGTGATCTTCGCCGGCTTCACCCACGAGCCGGCCGAGCAGCTCGCGCGGCGGCTGGTCGCGATCACGCCGCCCGGGCTCGACTACGTGTTCTTCTCCGACAGCGGCTCGACCGCGGTCGAAGTCGGGTTGAAGATGGCGCTGGGCTTCTGGCGCAATCGCGGCGAGAGCCGCAGTCGCATCCTGGCGCTGCAGGGCGCTTACCACGGCGACACCATCGGCGGCATGTCGGTCGGCGAACGCGGCGTCTTCAACGCGCCCTACGATCCGCTGCTGTTCGAGGTCGACCGGCTGCCGTATCCGGCGGAAGGTCGCGCGCAGGCGACGCTCGATGCGCTGGAGAGGTCATGCCGCGCCGGCGGCGTCGCAGCATTGATCGTCGAGCCGCTGGTGCTCGGCGCCGGCGGCATGCTGATCTATCCGCCTTCGGTGCTGGCGGAGATGAAGCGGATCTGCGCCAGCCACGGCGTGCTGCTGATCGCCGACGAAGTGATGACCGGCTGGGGCCGCACCGGCACGCTGTTCGCCTGCGAACAAGCCGGCGTCGTACCGGACATCGCCTGCTACTCCAAGGGCCTCACCGGCGGCTCGGTGCCGCTGGCGGTGACGCTGTGCAGCGCCGAGATTTTCGACGCGCACTACTCGACCGATCGGACCAAGACGTTCTTTCACTCCAGCTCGTACACCGCCAATCCGATCGCCTGCGCGGCGGCGGTGGCCAATCTAGAGATCTGGGACGAAGAGCCGGTGCGCGAGCGCATCGCGCGACTGGGCGCATGGCACGCGACCAGGCTCGACCGCTTCCGCGACGATTCGCGGTTCGCCAATATCCGCCAGATCGGCACTATCGCGGCGCTCGATGTCGTCGCCGGCGACGCCGGCTACATGGCGAATATCGGCCCGTATCTGTACGAGAGTTTCCGCGCGCGTGGACTGCTGGTCCGACCGCTCGGCAACACGATCTATCTGATGCCGCCTTATTGCAGCACGGAAGCCGATCTCGATCTGGTCTACGACGCGATCGGCGAAATCGTGGATGGGATCGGCTGA
- the bioD gene encoding dethiobiotin synthase codes for MTKPIVVTGTDTGIGKTVFAAALAGALDAFYWKPVQAGIEDETDRQAVLRLSGLPDARLLPEAYRLNTPASPHLAAEIDGVTIDAEALALPEIDGPLVVEGAGGLLVPLTRAITYIDIFARWRAPVVLCARTTLGTINHTLLSIEALRARAIPLLGVAFIGDENVESERVIVQIGRVPRLGRLPRLVEVTADALRAAFAQNFNTDDFLKDPAS; via the coding sequence ATGACCAAGCCCATCGTCGTCACCGGCACCGACACCGGCATCGGCAAGACCGTGTTCGCCGCTGCGCTCGCCGGCGCGCTCGATGCTTTCTACTGGAAGCCGGTGCAGGCCGGCATCGAGGACGAGACCGACCGGCAGGCGGTGCTGCGGCTGTCCGGCCTGCCTGACGCGCGCCTGTTGCCGGAGGCGTATCGGCTGAACACGCCGGCCTCGCCACATCTGGCCGCGGAGATCGACGGCGTGACGATCGATGCCGAAGCGCTCGCGCTGCCGGAGATCGACGGACCGCTGGTGGTCGAGGGCGCCGGTGGGCTGCTGGTGCCGCTGACGCGCGCGATCACTTACATCGATATCTTCGCACGATGGCGCGCGCCGGTGGTGCTGTGCGCGCGCACCACGCTCGGCACCATCAATCACACGCTGTTGTCGATCGAGGCGTTGCGTGCGCGCGCGATTCCGCTGCTCGGCGTTGCCTTCATCGGCGACGAGAATGTCGAATCCGAGCGCGTCATCGTCCAGATCGGCCGCGTGCCGCGATTGGGCCGCCTTCCGCGCCTGGTCGAGGTGACCGCCGATGCGTTGCGCGCCGCGTTCGCGCAGAACTTCAATACCGACGACTTCCTGAAAGACCCCGCTTCATGA
- a CDS encoding 8-amino-7-oxononanoate synthase, which yields MHEAFESDLRELAGRGRLRTLRERSGIDFTSNDYLGLAESDELQRAAAAAVARGVPVGSGGSRLLRGNHPEHEALETEAAAFFGAETALYFGGGYVANLALFATLPQRGDLVVHDELIHASAHEGMRRTRAECVSVAHNDTDAFDAAIKRWRAAGGKGRPWLAVESLYSMDGDSPDLAALMAVADRHDAMMVIDEAHATGVLGPQGRGLAATFEGRDNVVTLHTCGKALGTVGGFILARRSIRDFLVNRARPFIFATAPSPLVAAITRAAIELSRTNPERRERLARLVQFAGGELRRRCGIAPSGSQILPVIIGADTAAVAVAASLQSRGFDVRAIRPPTVPEGTARLRIALTANVGEATIADLFAAIAEDMRKAA from the coding sequence ATGCATGAAGCATTCGAGTCGGACCTGCGCGAACTCGCGGGCCGGGGGCGGCTGCGCACGTTACGCGAGCGTTCGGGAATCGACTTCACCTCGAACGATTATCTCGGACTCGCCGAATCCGACGAGTTGCAGCGCGCGGCGGCCGCCGCGGTGGCGCGGGGGGTGCCGGTGGGGTCGGGCGGCTCGCGGCTGCTGCGCGGCAATCATCCCGAGCACGAGGCGCTCGAGACCGAGGCCGCGGCGTTCTTCGGCGCCGAGACGGCGCTGTATTTCGGCGGCGGCTATGTGGCCAATCTGGCGCTGTTCGCGACGCTGCCGCAGCGTGGCGATCTGGTCGTCCACGACGAACTGATCCATGCCAGCGCCCATGAGGGGATGCGCAGGACGCGCGCCGAATGCGTCAGCGTGGCGCACAACGATACGGACGCGTTCGACGCCGCGATCAAGCGCTGGCGCGCGGCCGGCGGCAAGGGCCGGCCATGGCTCGCGGTCGAGAGCCTCTACAGCATGGACGGCGACAGCCCCGATCTCGCCGCGCTGATGGCGGTCGCCGACCGCCACGACGCGATGATGGTGATCGACGAGGCGCATGCCACCGGCGTGCTCGGGCCGCAGGGCCGTGGGCTTGCCGCCACCTTCGAGGGTCGCGACAACGTCGTCACGCTGCACACCTGCGGCAAGGCGCTCGGCACCGTCGGCGGCTTCATCCTGGCGCGGCGCTCGATCCGGGATTTCCTCGTCAACCGCGCCCGGCCTTTCATTTTCGCGACCGCGCCGTCGCCGCTGGTCGCGGCGATCACGCGCGCGGCGATCGAATTGTCGCGCACCAATCCCGAGCGGCGTGAGCGGCTCGCGCGGCTGGTGCAGTTCGCCGGCGGCGAGCTTCGCCGCCGCTGCGGCATCGCGCCGTCCGGGTCGCAGATCCTGCCGGTGATCATCGGCGCCGACACCGCCGCGGTCGCGGTCGCGGCCTCGTTGCAGAGCCGCGGGTTCGATGTCCGCGCGATCCGCCCGCCGACCGTGCCCGAAGGCACCGCGCGGCTGCGCATCGCGCTCACCGCCAATGTCGGCGAGGCGACGATCGCGGATCTGTTTGCGGCGATCGCCGAAGACATGCGGAAGGCGGCATGA
- the yacG gene encoding DNA gyrase inhibitor YacG has protein sequence MPPEPPAAKPAKPLKTKPCPICGKPATEASRPFCSERCRDVDLNRWLSGSYKIPAAPADDDEDN, from the coding sequence ATGCCTCCTGAGCCGCCCGCCGCCAAGCCGGCCAAACCTCTCAAGACGAAACCCTGCCCGATCTGCGGCAAGCCGGCGACGGAGGCATCGCGCCCGTTCTGCAGCGAACGCTGCCGCGATGTCGACCTCAACCGCTGGCTGTCCGGCTCCTACAAGATCCCGGCCGCCCCGGCGGACGACGACGAGGACAACTGA
- a CDS encoding Maf-like protein: MLGRPKLVLASGSPRRLALLNQAGIEPDALRPADVDETPTKGELPRACANRLARAKAEAALKSVQLDDDLRGAFLLAADTVVAVGRRILPKAELVDEASQCLRLLSGRNHRVYTAVCLVTPKGSFRQRLIETKVRFKRLSEEDIDGYVASGEWRGKAGGYAVQGIAGSFVVKIVGSYTNIVGLPLYETTSLLGGEGYPIRFGWLNAS; the protein is encoded by the coding sequence ATGCTCGGCCGTCCCAAACTCGTTCTCGCCTCCGGCTCGCCGCGACGGCTCGCGCTGCTCAACCAGGCCGGGATCGAGCCCGATGCGCTGCGCCCGGCGGATGTCGACGAGACCCCGACCAAGGGGGAGCTGCCGCGCGCCTGCGCCAACCGGCTGGCCCGCGCCAAGGCCGAGGCGGCGCTCAAATCGGTGCAGCTCGACGACGATTTGCGCGGCGCCTTCCTGCTCGCCGCCGACACCGTGGTGGCGGTCGGCCGCCGCATCCTGCCCAAGGCCGAGCTGGTCGACGAGGCCTCGCAATGCCTGCGGCTGCTCTCTGGCCGCAACCACCGGGTCTACACCGCGGTGTGCCTGGTGACGCCGAAGGGCAGCTTCCGCCAGCGCCTGATCGAGACCAAGGTCCGCTTCAAGCGGCTGTCGGAGGAGGACATCGACGGCTATGTCGCCTCCGGCGAATGGCGCGGCAAGGCCGGCGGCTACGCCGTGCAGGGCATCGCCGGCAGCTTCGTGGTCAAGATCGTCGGCTCCTACACCAACATCGTCGGCCTGCCGCTGTACGAGACGACGTCGCTGCTCGGCGGCGAGGGCTACCCGATCCGGTTCGGCTGGCTCAATGCCTCCTGA
- a CDS encoding AAA family ATPase — protein sequence MITRLAVSGYRSLRDVRLSLGPLNVVTGANGTGKSSLYRALKLLADIAQGRVIQSLAAEGGLPSTLWAGPETLSRSMKQGVHPVQGTTRSKRVGLKLGFAGTDYGYAIDLGLPQAPNSSLFARDPEIKAESVWTGELLGRANAFAERRGPSVRVRDEGGQWRETYRTLATFDSMMTHCADPKDALELLLLRERMNGWRFYDQLRTDRDAPARRPQIGTYTPVLASDGADLAAAIQTIIEIGNPDQLDDTVADAFPRARLAVAALDGYFELEMQQHGLLRPLKAAELSDGTLRYLLLVAALLSPRPPDLMILNEPEASLHPDLLAPLARLIAAAAERSQIIVVSHAPGLVSALDRTADSRRIVLEKQLSETLVQDDTPPAWAWPSR from the coding sequence ATGATCACGCGACTCGCTGTTTCCGGCTACCGATCGCTGCGCGACGTGCGGCTGTCGCTCGGTCCGCTCAACGTCGTCACCGGCGCCAACGGCACTGGCAAATCGAGCCTGTATCGGGCGCTGAAGCTGCTCGCGGACATCGCGCAGGGCCGGGTGATCCAGTCGCTCGCCGCCGAGGGCGGGCTGCCGTCGACATTGTGGGCCGGGCCCGAAACGCTGTCGCGGTCGATGAAGCAGGGCGTGCATCCGGTGCAGGGCACGACGCGCAGCAAGCGGGTCGGCCTCAAGCTCGGCTTTGCCGGCACCGACTACGGCTATGCGATCGACCTCGGATTGCCGCAGGCGCCGAACAGTTCGTTGTTCGCGCGCGATCCCGAGATCAAGGCCGAGAGCGTGTGGACCGGCGAACTGCTCGGCCGCGCCAATGCGTTTGCCGAACGCCGTGGCCCCTCGGTGCGGGTGCGCGACGAGGGCGGCCAGTGGCGGGAGACCTACCGGACGCTCGCCACCTTCGACAGCATGATGACGCACTGCGCCGATCCCAAGGATGCGCTGGAACTGCTGCTGCTGCGCGAGCGCATGAACGGCTGGCGGTTCTACGATCAACTGCGCACCGACCGCGATGCCCCGGCGCGGCGGCCGCAGATCGGCACCTACACGCCGGTGCTGGCGAGCGACGGCGCCGATCTCGCCGCCGCGATTCAGACCATCATCGAGATCGGCAATCCGGACCAGCTCGACGACACCGTCGCCGACGCCTTTCCCCGCGCGCGCCTCGCCGTCGCGGCCCTCGACGGCTATTTCGAACTGGAGATGCAGCAGCACGGCTTGCTCCGCCCGTTGAAGGCGGCCGAACTGTCGGACGGCACGTTGCGCTATCTGCTGCTGGTCGCGGCGCTGCTGTCGCCGCGGCCGCCGGACCTGATGATCCTGAACGAACCCGAGGCGAGCCTGCACCCCGATCTGCTGGCGCCCTTGGCCCGGCTGATTGCGGCGGCTGCGGAGCGGTCGCAGATCATCGTGGTCTCGCACGCGCCCGGCCTGGTGTCGGCGCTGGACCGCACAGCCGACAGCCGGCGGATCGTGCTGGAGAAGCAACTGAGCGAGACCCTCGTGCAGGACGACACGCCGCCCGCCTGGGCGTGGCCGTCGCGCTAG
- a CDS encoding low molecular weight phosphatase family protein: MAPARQPQAVLFACGMNSVRSPMAEGLLRSIAPRTMYVRSAGVKTQPLDPFAVAAMADRGIDISKHKPITFDDLDDYEGMNFDLIVTLSPEAHHKALELTRSHAIDVEYWPTFDPTGAEGSREQKLAAYREVADGLMQRIYKRFGRHSGGNE; encoded by the coding sequence ATGGCGCCAGCGCGGCAGCCGCAAGCGGTGCTGTTCGCCTGCGGCATGAACAGCGTTCGCTCGCCGATGGCCGAAGGCTTGCTGCGCAGCATCGCGCCGCGCACGATGTATGTCCGCTCCGCCGGCGTGAAGACGCAGCCGCTCGATCCGTTCGCGGTGGCGGCGATGGCGGATCGCGGCATCGACATCTCCAAGCACAAGCCGATCACCTTCGACGACCTCGACGATTACGAGGGGATGAATTTCGATCTGATCGTCACGCTGTCGCCGGAGGCCCATCACAAGGCGCTGGAGCTGACGCGCAGCCACGCGATCGACGTCGAATATTGGCCGACCTTCGACCCCACCGGCGCCGAAGGCAGCCGCGAGCAGAAGCTCGCCGCCTATCGCGAGGTCGCTGACGGCTTGATGCAACGCATCTACAAACGCTTCGGCCGCCACAGCGGGGGAAACGAGTAG
- a CDS encoding UPF0262 family protein: MSNPQPDDSNNRIVAVTLDEESIGRSGPDIEHERAIAIYDLVEKNLFAPEGAGEGPFTLHIGITGSRLMFDIRREDGTPVVAHLLSLSPFRRIVKDYFMICDSYYQAIRTATPDKIEAIDMGRRGIHDEGSRTLQERLAGKVRIDFETARRLFTLISVLHWKG; this comes from the coding sequence ATGAGCAACCCGCAACCAGACGATTCCAACAATCGCATCGTCGCGGTGACGCTCGACGAGGAATCGATCGGGCGCTCCGGGCCGGACATCGAGCACGAGCGCGCGATCGCGATCTACGACCTGGTCGAGAAGAATCTGTTCGCGCCGGAAGGCGCGGGCGAGGGCCCGTTCACGCTGCATATAGGCATCACCGGCTCGCGGCTGATGTTCGACATCCGCCGCGAAGACGGCACGCCGGTGGTGGCGCATTTGTTGTCGCTGTCGCCGTTCCGCCGCATCGTGAAGGACTACTTCATGATCTGCGACAGCTACTACCAGGCGATCCGCACCGCGACGCCGGACAAGATCGAAGCCATCGACATGGGCCGCCGCGGCATCCACGACGAAGGCTCCCGCACGCTGCAGGAACGGCTCGCCGGCAAGGTGCGGATCGACTTCGAAACAGCGCGGCGGCTGTTCACGCTGATTTCCGTGCTGCACTGGAAGGGCTGA
- the hisD gene encoding histidinol dehydrogenase produces MPVRLDAASTDFPQQFKAFLAMKREVAADIEAATRAIVDDVAARGDAALLDATAKFDRLTLDAAGLRVTAADIDAAVQACDPDTVDALKFARDRIEFFHRRQLPKDDRFTDALGVELGWRWSSIEAVGLYVPGGTAAYPSSVLMNAIPAKVAGVDRVVMVVPSPDGKLNPLVLAAASLGGVTEIYRVGGAQAVAALAYGTATIAPVSKIVGPGNAYVAAAKRQVFGRVGIDMIAGPSEVVVVADSTGNPDWIAADLLAQAEHDANAQSILITDDAELADAVERAVTAQLTTLPRAEIARASWEAYGAIIKVARLDDAVALADAIAAEHLEIITADPEAFAAKIRNAGAIFLGAHTPEAIGDYVGGSNHVLPTARSARFSSGLGVLDFMKRTSILKCGPEQLAALGPAAMTLGHAEGLEAHARSVGLRLNRR; encoded by the coding sequence ATGCCAGTTCGCCTCGACGCCGCCAGTACCGATTTTCCTCAGCAGTTCAAGGCCTTCCTGGCCATGAAGCGCGAGGTCGCGGCGGATATCGAGGCCGCCACGAGGGCCATCGTCGACGACGTCGCGGCGCGCGGCGACGCCGCGCTGCTGGACGCCACTGCGAAGTTCGACCGGCTGACGCTGGACGCGGCCGGCCTGCGCGTCACCGCGGCCGACATCGATGCCGCGGTGCAGGCCTGCGACCCTGATACCGTCGACGCGCTGAAATTCGCCCGCGACCGCATCGAGTTCTTCCACCGCCGGCAATTGCCCAAGGACGACCGCTTCACCGATGCGCTGGGCGTCGAACTCGGCTGGCGCTGGAGCTCGATCGAGGCGGTGGGTCTGTACGTGCCCGGCGGCACCGCGGCCTACCCGTCCTCGGTGCTGATGAACGCGATCCCGGCCAAAGTCGCCGGCGTCGACCGCGTCGTGATGGTGGTGCCGTCGCCGGACGGCAAGCTCAACCCGCTGGTGCTGGCCGCCGCTTCGCTCGGCGGCGTCACCGAGATCTACCGCGTCGGCGGCGCCCAGGCGGTGGCGGCGCTGGCTTACGGCACCGCGACGATCGCGCCGGTGTCGAAGATCGTCGGCCCCGGCAACGCCTATGTGGCGGCCGCCAAGCGGCAGGTGTTCGGCCGCGTCGGCATCGACATGATCGCCGGCCCGTCCGAGGTGGTGGTGGTCGCCGACAGCACCGGCAATCCGGACTGGATCGCCGCGGACCTGCTGGCGCAGGCCGAGCACGACGCCAATGCGCAGTCGATCCTGATCACCGACGACGCCGAACTCGCCGACGCCGTCGAACGCGCCGTAACGGCGCAACTCACGACGCTGCCGCGCGCCGAGATCGCCCGCGCCTCGTGGGAGGCCTATGGCGCCATCATCAAGGTCGCGCGTCTCGACGATGCGGTGGCGCTGGCGGACGCGATCGCGGCCGAGCATCTCGAGATCATCACCGCCGATCCGGAAGCCTTCGCCGCGAAGATCCGCAATGCGGGCGCGATCTTCCTGGGCGCGCATACGCCGGAGGCGATCGGTGACTATGTCGGCGGCTCCAACCACGTGCTGCCGACGGCGCGCTCGGCGCGGTTCTCGTCTGGGCTCGGCGTGCTCGACTTCATGAAGCGCACCTCGATCCTGAAATGCGGCCCCGAGCAGCTCGCCGCGCTGGGCCCGGCTGCGATGACGCTCGGCCATGCCGAGGGTCTGGAGGCTCACGCGCGCTCGGTGGGACTGCGTCTGAATCGGCGATGA
- a CDS encoding DUF2948 family protein, with the protein MGQLKLLALDPDDLAVISAHVQDARVETGDIVWRQTEKRLVVGLHRLDWEQTLSGEPVPGRLIAALRFDRVLACKSRNIAIDAPETALELLGIEFYPAQEPPGGSVVLMFSRGGMLRLDVECLECALTDLGPDHLGTGGNSGDAPDDLGGLD; encoded by the coding sequence TTGGGCCAGTTGAAGCTGCTCGCGCTGGATCCTGACGATCTCGCCGTGATCTCGGCGCACGTCCAGGATGCGCGGGTCGAGACCGGCGACATCGTCTGGCGCCAGACGGAGAAGCGGCTGGTGGTCGGGCTGCACCGGCTCGACTGGGAGCAGACGCTGTCGGGCGAGCCGGTCCCCGGCCGGCTGATCGCGGCATTGCGATTCGACCGCGTGCTCGCCTGCAAATCCCGCAACATCGCCATCGATGCGCCGGAAACCGCCCTCGAACTGCTCGGCATCGAGTTCTATCCGGCGCAGGAGCCGCCCGGCGGCAGCGTGGTGCTGATGTTCTCCCGCGGCGGCATGCTGCGGCTCGATGTCGAGTGCCTCGAATGCGCGCTGACGGATCTCGGCCCGGACCATCTCGGTACCGGCGGCAATAGCGGCGACGCGCCTGACGACCTCGGCGGTCTGGACTGA
- the murA gene encoding UDP-N-acetylglucosamine 1-carboxyvinyltransferase, with protein sequence MDRIRIIGGNKLHGTIPISGAKNAALPLMIAALLSDETLILDNVPRLADVALLQRILGNHGVDIMAAGKRPGDHEYQGQTLHISAKNIIDTTAPYELVSKMRASFWVIAPLLARMHEAKVSLPGGCAIGTRPVDLLIMALEKLGVELSIDAGYVVAKAPGGLKGATIEFPKVTVSGTHVALMAATLAKGTTIISNAACEPEITDVADCLNKMGARITGAGTPRILIEGVDKLHGARHTVLPDRIETGTYAMAVAMTGGEVQLSGARPELLQSALDVLTQAGATITINNDGIKVARNGAGISPVTVTTAPFPGFPTDLQAQLMALMTRAKGASHITETIFENRFMHVQELARFGAKISLDGETATIDGVTKLRGAPVMATDLRASVSLVIAALAAEGETMVNRIYHLDRGFERLEEKLSACGATIERISG encoded by the coding sequence ATGGATCGCATTCGGATTATCGGCGGCAACAAGCTGCATGGCACCATCCCGATCTCCGGTGCCAAGAATGCTGCACTGCCCTTGATGATCGCCGCGCTGCTCTCCGACGAAACGCTGATCCTGGACAATGTGCCGCGGCTGGCCGACGTCGCGCTGTTGCAGCGGATCCTCGGGAATCACGGCGTCGACATCATGGCCGCCGGAAAACGCCCCGGGGACCATGAATATCAGGGCCAGACCCTGCATATTTCCGCAAAGAACATCATCGACACCACCGCGCCCTATGAGCTGGTCTCGAAGATGCGGGCGAGCTTCTGGGTGATCGCGCCGCTGTTGGCGCGGATGCACGAGGCCAAAGTGTCGCTGCCCGGCGGCTGCGCCATCGGCACCCGCCCGGTCGACCTCTTGATCATGGCGCTGGAAAAGCTCGGCGTCGAATTGTCGATCGATGCCGGCTACGTCGTCGCCAAGGCGCCCGGCGGCCTGAAGGGCGCGACCATCGAGTTTCCCAAGGTCACCGTCAGCGGCACCCATGTCGCGCTGATGGCGGCGACGCTCGCCAAGGGCACGACGATCATCTCCAATGCCGCCTGCGAGCCGGAAATCACCGACGTCGCCGATTGCCTCAACAAGATGGGCGCCAGGATCACCGGCGCCGGCACGCCGCGAATCCTGATCGAAGGCGTCGACAAGCTCCACGGCGCGCGCCACACCGTGCTGCCGGACCGCATCGAGACCGGCACCTATGCGATGGCGGTGGCGATGACCGGTGGCGAGGTGCAGCTGTCCGGCGCCCGGCCGGAATTGCTGCAGTCGGCGCTCGACGTGCTGACGCAGGCCGGCGCTACCATCACGATCAACAACGACGGCATCAAGGTCGCGCGCAACGGCGCCGGCATCAGCCCGGTCACGGTCACCACCGCGCCGTTCCCGGGCTTCCCGACCGATCTGCAGGCGCAATTGATGGCGCTGATGACGCGCGCCAAGGGCGCGTCGCACATCACCGAGACGATCTTCGAGAACCGCTTCATGCACGTGCAGGAGCTCGCGCGGTTCGGGGCGAAGATCTCGCTCGACGGCGAGACCGCGACGATCGACGGCGTCACCAAGCTGCGCGGCGCGCCGGTGATGGCGACTGATCTGCGCGCCTCGGTATCGCTGGTGATCGCAGCGCTCGCCGCCGAAGGCGAGACCATGGTGAACCGGATCTACCATCTCGACCGCGGCTTCGAGCGGCTCGAGGAAAAACTCTCCGCCTGCGGCGCGACCATCGAGCGCATCAGCGGATGA
- a CDS encoding DUF3551 domain-containing protein has product MKHSLKDLSPRTRLAAFALASAVVVGGLLGAAPAQARDYPYCLTSPGYGYPGDCSYASYRQCRTAASGRLADCIVNPRVAFREPRRQDYRTYGDRW; this is encoded by the coding sequence ATGAAACACAGTTTGAAGGACCTGAGCCCACGGACCCGCCTCGCGGCGTTCGCACTGGCCTCGGCAGTGGTCGTCGGCGGCTTGCTGGGAGCAGCGCCGGCGCAGGCGCGCGACTATCCCTATTGCCTGACCTCGCCTGGATACGGCTACCCGGGCGATTGCAGCTATGCCTCCTACCGGCAGTGCAGGACGGCAGCGTCCGGCCGGTTGGCCGACTGTATCGTCAATCCGCGCGTCGCTTTCCGCGAACCGCGCCGCCAGGATTACAGGACCTACGGCGACCGCTGGTAA